One Trichomycterus rosablanca isolate fTriRos1 chromosome 12, fTriRos1.hap1, whole genome shotgun sequence DNA window includes the following coding sequences:
- the pdzk1 gene encoding Na(+)/H(+) exchange regulatory cofactor NHE-RF3: protein MAGAKPRVITLTKREGQSYGFFLRIEEGEEGHLIRALEMGGPAELAGLKDGDRLIRVNRTFVDNMEHGRVADLVKKSGMSVTLHVLGQEPYKQAKSNGINLEQPQSPQIQTAVNGVPSVAPKLKLCFLQKTSGGFGFSVKSTKGEQGVFMVDVIAGGIADKAGVKVKDRLVEINGENVEGDTHEQIVQKVKSAGNSVMFLLVDEETDKYYKHKNIKLGASLATVKHLSGKPRIVEISKGSNGYGYILKEDPKLQGHFIGEIDKGSPAERAGLKENDRLVAVNGEEISRYNHEQVVDKIRQLGNRCCLLVVDTETDKMYKMGGASPLLFWEEMGHLPNQPSQPEPENIAMPVPAMPEPAEQTYKPKLCRLEKTAAGFGFHLNGIQGIHGQYIKEVVKGGAADRVRLEDEDIVVEVNGVNVETSTHEEVVKLIRNSGDTLVLLVADKATYDYFKAKGVAITAKMLATEETPVPAQERKLSVSSTSSSQSFDEKL, encoded by the exons ATGGCTGGAGCAAAACCTCGGGTGATTACTCTTACCAAGCGTGAGGGACAGAGCTATGGCTTCTTCCTAAGGATTGAGGAGGGCGAGGAAGGTCACCTGATTCGGGCCTTGGAGATGGGAGGTCCTGCTGAATTAGCAGGTCTCAAAGATGGAGATCGGCTCATCAGAGTCAACAGAACTTTTGTGGACAACATGGAGCACGGCCGG GTTGCTGATCTGGTGAAGAAAAGTGGGATGTCTGTAACATTACATGTCCTGGGACAGGAGCCATACAAACAAGCTAAAAGCAATGGCATAAACCTTGAACAACCACAGTCCCCTCAGATTCAGACCGCTGTAAACGGAGTGCCTTCAGTAGCTCCCAAACTCAAACTCTGCTTTTTGCAGAAGACCAGCGGTGGTTTCGGCTTCTCTGTCAAATCCACAAAAG GTGAACAGGGAGTTTTTATGGTGGATGTGATTGCTGGAGGTATTGCAGATAAAGCCGGGGTTAAGGTAAAGGATCGTCTGGTGGAAATTAATGGAGAAAATGTGGAGGGTGACACACATGAGCAAATTGTGCAAAAG GTCAAATCTGCTGGGAACAGTGTGATGTTTTTATTGGTGGATGAGGAAACAGACAAATACTATAAGCATAAAAATATCAAACTGGGAGCTTCACTAGCCACAGTGAAACACCTTTCAGGGAAACCCCGCATTGTCGAAATCAGCAAGGGATCCAATGGTTATGGCTACATCCTCAAAGAAGACCCTAAACTGCAAG GTCATTTTATTGGAGAAATTGACAAAGGGAGTCCAGCAGAGAGAGCAGGCCTGAAAGAGAATGACCGGCTGGTAGCTGTGAATGGAGAGGAGATTAGTCGCTACAACCACGAGCAAGTGGTGGATAAAATACGCCAGCTCGGAAACAGATGCTGCCTTCTGGTGGTTGATACCGAAACAGACAAGATGTACAAGATG GGTGGTGCCTCTCCCTTACTTTTTTGGGAGGAAATGGGTCATTTACCAAATCAACCAAGCCAGCCTGAGCCTGAAAATATCGCAATGCCAGTCCCAGCCATGCCAGAACCCGCAGAGCAAACTTATAAACCTAAATTGTGCCGCCTGGAAAAGACTGCTGCTGGATTTGGATTTCACCTTAACGGCATCCAAGGAATCCATGGACAATATATCAAAGAG GTGGTGAAAGGTGGTGCAGCAGACCGAGTCCGGCTGGAGGATGAAGACATTGtagtggaagtgaatggagTGAACGTGGAAACTAGCACCCATGAGGAGGTTGTGAAACTAATCCGCAACAGTGGAGACACCCTGGTCCTTCTTGTGGCAGATAAGGCAACATATGATTACTTCAAAGCTAAAGGGGTGGCAATAACTGCAAAGATGCTGGCTACAGAAGAAACCCCAGTTCCGGCTCAGGAAAGG AAACTTTCTGTATCATCTACATCCTCATCACAAAGCTTTGACGAGAAGCTTTAG